CCTCCCTCCAAATAAAGTCATAATCAACCAAAATACCTTACCAAACTATGTACTAGTCAAACTCAGAGGTAACAAAGAAAAGATTTCAAAAGTTTTGGAGATACCAAAGGCCTCAATACATGCATTTCTAGACTTATCCAAACCTAACGATAAAAATATCTACAAAGTGAATATCACCTTACCAGAAGAGATGAAAAGACTTGAGATACATGTATACCCAAATGAGGTATTCGTAGACATTGACGAAATAGTGGAAACTAACCTTTTGGTTGTAGTAAAAAACTCCGCAGATTACATAGTAACTCCAAGCACTGTAAAGGTTAGAACAGTGTCAAGAAATCTAGAAAAACTTTCCAGCATTGAAATAGAAGTAGACACTACAAAATCAGTTGATAGGGTATTTCTTGAGAATACATCCTTTCTAGTCTTCTTTCCACAGGTTCTGACTGTTAGCAATACTAATTACAAACGATAGTGTTGAAATCGATACCCCAAGGCAGTTATTATTTAAGTTGTGAGAAAGCTACTTTTGGTTTCTATCCTTCTGGTTACCATAGATGCATTCTCTCAAGAATTTAGCATAGGAATAGTCAAATATCGCGGAGGAGACTGGTATAACAACGTTGATTCCGTTAGAAACCTTTTGCGAGAAACTTCCAAAAGAACAAGTATAAAAGTCAAGCTAGAACCCAACCTCGTTGATCTCTCCTCCAGAGATATCTTTGATAATGATCTACTATACATAAGTGGACATACACCAATAGAGTTTAACACCAAAGAAGCTCAAAACCTAAGAGACTACATTCTGTTTTACGGTGGATTTGTGTTTGTCAACGACGATTACGGAATGGATGAGAGTTTCAGGAAAGAAATAAAGAAAGTTTTTCCTGAATATGAGCTACAGAAACTACCCTACGAACACCCAATCTACAGATGCTTTTACCACTTTCCTAACGGTCTTCCGAAAGTCCATGAACACGACGGTGGTCCTCCAGAGGGATGGGGAATAATCATCAATGGTGAATTAAGGCTCTTTTACGCCTACAACACCGACATAGGAGATGGCTGGGATTCACCAGAAGTTCATAACGACCCAGAAGAAATAAGAGAGCAAGCCATAAGAATGGGAATAAACATCGTTGTCTACTCAATCGTAAGATCCTTACCAATTCAGAATTAGATTAAACTTATGGACCATTTGCTAAATCCCTAACAGCAACAACCTTTTCCTAGAAAGGCAGAAACCTAAAAAATTTTGACTATGAAGATTCAGAAAATCACCTTTGGAAAAGCAAATACTTATATACAATTCCAGCATATTTTTCAAGGATCTCAAGTTTAAAAAACGCATCCCACAGATCCGTTCTACTTTTTATTATGACACCATGTTTGTCAAGGATTATCACATCACTCTTTACACCCCTTACAACACTTGCACCCTCAGGTGTTCCAGGAGTAGCGTAATCTGACACAAATATATCCCCTAGAAAGTATTCTGCCTCAAAAAGTAACTTTTCCTTAAAGTCATGTCCCAAGAGGTTTAAAACTATAGTGTTTTCGGGGTGAGCATGTAGTATACATCTTACCGTGTTATCACCTAAGTAACACTCAAGATGGGTAAAAATCTCACT
The DNA window shown above is from Brevinematia bacterium and carries:
- a CDS encoding DUF4159 domain-containing protein; its protein translation is MRKLLLVSILLVTIDAFSQEFSIGIVKYRGGDWYNNVDSVRNLLRETSKRTSIKVKLEPNLVDLSSRDIFDNDLLYISGHTPIEFNTKEAQNLRDYILFYGGFVFVNDDYGMDESFRKEIKKVFPEYELQKLPYEHPIYRCFYHFPNGLPKVHEHDGGPPEGWGIIINGELRLFYAYNTDIGDGWDSPEVHNDPEEIREQAIRMGINIVVYSIVRSLPIQN
- a CDS encoding class II aldolase/adducin family protein, which gives rise to MRKVLREIVDVAKAMYSRGYITSKEGNLSYRLGSRLFVTPSGVPKFMLKEEDIVVLDIDELKNGERGKASSEIFTHLECYLGDNTVRCILHAHPENTIVLNLLGHDFKEKLLFEAEYFLGDIFVSDYATPGTPEGASVVRGVKSDVIILDKHGVIIKSRTDLWDAFFKLEILEKYAGIVYKYLLFQR